The stretch of DNA tcgagtttgagtgttacaactcaaagaacaaaaTGTATCAAaacgcgagagttgtaaacactaggcaaaatataaaatcgcccatatggacccgcttgaagactatcaaactcatatgcttttcccccttttgtcagtaaggaccaaaaaggtttgaagacatagagcatctactcgtttccATGagaagtaggtgaagcagcagggtcgttggtgttgtttggcggtgcagacgaactcgatGCAGTGGTGATTCGcgccgaaggtggtgaagtagcatcgtcttcatcatcgataacacgtgcattcactgttgcaacagaggagaactcagagtcttcaagagacggaattcgtcgcagcacagtccttcttggaggtgttgagtcaaacttgaagcgttcagagaatccATCCTCTTgaaatcatcttcagagcacataagcgtcagcccttttcatgtacgccgacaggtttcatgggtaacaaaggcattcttgatggcaaggttgcgaatcctgtttacgtccaccaagaggctttgcatgtgGCGCTATGAACCGTTTTTTAGAGTTCAATTTTTAAACTTGACATAATTTGTCCCACTGTACCTTAATTTCTTGATCATTTGCCCTAATTTGTGTTTTTGTTGATTTCTTAACGTTTTAACCCAAACCATCAGTACGTTTTTTTTAAACATCAGTACGTGAGATGGCCCATATACCCTCGTGGAAATTTTGCAATTTACCACAAATCTTCTGTGCACCTGCCCCCGCAACGGAGCAGATCGATCGATTCTGGAGGGGTTCTTCACTTCTTCCTGTTGCTCCGGCTAATCCCGAAACGCTCCACCACCATCTGAAGAAAAAACCCCACCACCACTACCCTGCCTGCTGCTCCGGCTATGCGGCGGCTACCTCTGCGGATCCTGCGCTCCGCGGCGGCCGGATCTCTCCGGAGCCCCGCCCCCTCACGCGGCGGCTGTCCTGTCCCTCGAGCGCCACATCTGCCGGCGGAGGCAGCCGCCGCGCCGGCCGAGCTTGCCCGCTGGCTACCGCGGAGAGGGTACTCCCGGTTCGCGAGCGGATTCACCCCCCTGGAGCCGAAGAAGCTGGGATCCATCCTCGACGTCGAGCGCGCCAAGGGCCTCTCCCCCGAACACCTCGTCGCGGCATGGGATGACGTCAGTGCCCTTCCCCTTTTGCCGTACATTTTGTTTTCCTCCGTACTAGCGTTGAGGAGATCACATCCGTTGGCTGCCGTCTATAAGCGCACGAATTTCATTTTCTGTACTGGTATAGATAACAAACGGTTTTAAGGTATTTGTCCCCAAGAAAAAGTTAATGTGTCTGAATGATGTCTAAGGATGAAAACAATGGAACCAAATTATTATAGCTATTTGTAAATCTGGAACCATGAGATGTGCTCTCAGTGCCTTGCGCCCTAAAAGTGCTTGGATCACAATTGCTGCTCAGTGCTTAACAGACTAGCCCATATCATCCAATTGTTTGTACACTTGTATATCAGTTGCAGTCTTCAGGGTGAAAATCATTAACGGGGCATATTAATGGGCTGGATGGGTAAGATGGATTGTGTGTGGAGATAGGCAGGGAAAGCAAGAAGAGGGGAGGCAGATGGATATTTGTGGGTTGGTAGGAGCTGCGTGCTTCACTAGCTGTTGTTATAGAACGTTTTGCATCTGACAATCTGTCATGCCCCTACCTGAAGGCAAGACAAGTttgttgtatgcctttgtttgggcAAAGAATCGAACCCGCAGGTTGGAAAATAGCAGAAACAAGTGGGATATTAGACCATCCTGTCCCATATGATGCAAAAACCAAGCAATATTTGCATCAAGGGTGGGGAGGAACCTATATCTTCCATATGAACTTCTGTATTTGAAAGGCTAGTGCGATGGCCAGTAATCTCACATATTGTCCTGTTAACCCAGAAAATTAGCAAACTAAGTTTTGGCTTCGCCTAATTATCATCCAGTTACTAAAAGTTTTATGTCTTATGCTGTTGACATTACAGCATTATTTTGTATCTGCACATATTGCTTACTGCATTGGAGTCCATCctgacattacttctgtacaatttCTTTGTGTCACTATTCTTTTCATGGAACATTAGTACCACCTGGGAAGAGGTCACATAGGTGTATCAATGAAAGCAAAGCTTTACCGTCTCTTGGAACAAAGATCGGCTACATGGTATTTGTTTGTTGATTGGAGTTTTGATTCCATCACCATGATTAATTTCTAAACTATTTATTTTCTTAACTAATTATCTTCTTTTGTAGTCCATATTTTGTTATTCCTTTGTGGAGAGGAAGTGGATATACCACCATGTTTATGCAAGGTTATTTCTCGGCTCTACCACAGATATTCGATTTTCACAAGCCTTGTTGACTGCTTTCCTTCTCACAAATTTCCATTGAAATTGAACTTTGTTACAGTCTATAAGTATGTTCTTTACTAAACATATATTTTTGAATATTCATATCAATGGGCTTTGGTCAGTCTGACATTCTTAATATCCTGTGCATGTTATTGTTCAAGTGTCCAATTATATGTTTTGTTGATTATCAGTAAATGAAACGGGTTATTATAACCCTTGGAAAACAAATCTGTTTATTCTAGATGGGGCTGTTTGAACCTGATATCTAAGGCAAAATTTGCTACATGACACTCTATATCCGTGGTATTTACTCTATTGTACTATAAATTCAAAGCTTGCCAGACAAACTTTAAGCTTGCATCAATTTGCCAACACGCACTCCACCTACTATAACAACATTATCTGACTTGGGAGTGGGAAAACGCGTGAAAAGTCTGTTTTGCCATTTTGTTGTAATTTCTTTTGACAAATTAATAGCTGCACAAAGTAGACATGCACAACAATCTATATTTACGCAGAAATTAACTGATTCATATTTTGGCCAAATAGATGGCATCACAAATAATTGAATCTCTAGATCACTAAACACGCATCAGTGTGTTTACAAGTTCAAAGATGCCGTACTCATGAGAATAAAGCAGACTTTGCCTGCTCTGTCTCCTTTTAAGCCAAACAATATTATTACAATCTGGTGGTGTGTTCGGGTGACACAATGTTAGAATGCTTTAGCGAAGTTGCAAATTTGGAGTGTGATGGAGCAAATGTCATGAATTTGTAGTGTCCTGTAGCCAGTTTGCCTCTCAAGAATGGTAGATGTACTCACACTCATACCAAATGAACATCGACAAACTACTGTTCATGAGAAATATATTTGAACATAACAAATGAACCAAGCATCCATGGTGTATCATCACGCTAACTTCAGGCCCTGTCAGTTAATAGCTTATAGTACTGATGTATTTACACGTAGATGTATCAGTAACTAACTAATTATATTTTGAACACCCCATCCAAATGTTGGGTGTGCTGGGGTAGTATATTACTTGTAACTCTATGTCTGATACCCTTAATATTTATGCCTAGTATCTTGTCCATAAATGCAAGGCAGTGAGGCTGCAGAGACTAAAAGTTCGGTAAATTTTGGTGAAATTAATGAAGGGGCTGGTGTCGAAACACCGTTTTCTGCATGGCCATTTATTTGTTCAAACCCACCTGTGGGAATTGACAgtgtttgttttgttttgagctAACTGCTCTATTCTCTGTTGTTCAACATTGCAGTCCAGCTGCCGCACATGATCTTCACAGGGCTTGAAGATTACAAAGCAAGAGGAACTCAAGCAAGCCCTTACTATACAGTCACTCATTTCACAGAGTTTGCAGAAACCAAGGATACAGTGCTTGTCCGAGGAGACGTTGTCTTCACCAGCAAACTAACCGATGCAGAGGCAAAGTGTCTTTTAGAGACCGCCCACTCGTTCTACCTGAATGATGTGCGGTACAAGCTCGTGGAGCGTTTCAACAAGGAAACACATGATTTCGAGTTCAAAGATGTCCTTCAGGCGCTTGAAATGCCGTCCATGTGAGCAGAGATGTGAAGCCATCATGCGACGACAAAGCTTCCCAGCGCGGTGAACCTGAAACTACTGCCGAGATTGGAACTACGAGTTCTTTCTTCCCCACATTTTTTTGTGGCAGCTGTGTCCTGGAAAAACAACCCTGAGTTGATATCACCCTGACTTTGCTGAGTGGTTGTTCATCCTACTTGTTTTGTTGTAGCCgtagcaaagaagagaaccaagttcccAGGACTTCTCTAATAAGCAGATCCGGGCAAAGCTTTAATCGGCATTCCGTAGCTATTTTGCTGTCGTTTCTCTTGGCCTTTTTGGCTAAAACCTTTAATAATAATATGGTAGATTCAGAAACACGCTATACTTGTTTTGGATCCTGATTTCAATTGACAAAATGTTTGTTTAAATTATGGATGGAAACCAGCTGTGTGGTGTTTTGGTGTTTTCCGTTTGATCTGATGGCTGTAAATCGGAAAATGGTAGTATCTCCTTGCATATATAGCTGAAAATTGGCACGTGTAACTGTTAATATAGCTGAAAATTGGCTCCCACACTCTACTCCTAGATGATACCTTGACGCGGTAATTGATTGCAATATGTTTAAAGAAGATTTGGTTGTAAGAAACATAAATCTTTGGTTTGAGAACTAAAACTGAAAATAGATGAACGGGTGGCTGAATCGGCTCCGTGCAAtcaattcctgcacttagtcgtagATCGTCCAGGTGAATTGATTGTAGATCGTCAAACTAAAACCGTTCTTTGGTTTGAGAACTAAAACTGAAGATTGATCTGCTCCGTGATGGCCCTTAGTCGTAGATCGTCAAGGTGAACCAAGGACGCATGATGGCCCTTGTGGTATCTTGTCATGTTTAGGCATTTGCGTGTTAGAGCTGGCCGGCACAAACTTGATCTTACTCCTGATGCACACATGACTGTTTAGCTCTATCAGGGAGTATAGATGAGTTGGAACTTGCTGCCGTCTCTAAGCTTCAGGAAGAAGATGTATGCTAATGGTACGTACCTTGCTGTTGCTGCTTTGCCACAATTGCACCTCGGTTCAACCCACACGTCCTGGTACTCGGCAAACCTTTTCATTTTTGGCAAACGTGTTGGTGATGCTGTGTCGCGGGTGGTGTCTGCGTCCGAGCCATTATCGATCAGGCCAACGACGCCGTGCAAAACCCAAGTTCATGCTTGCTTAAACGGGTGGCTGAACCGTGCAATGCAAGTGCTGTCACGGAGCAGATCAGGTGTAT from Triticum dicoccoides isolate Atlit2015 ecotype Zavitan chromosome 6A, WEW_v2.0, whole genome shotgun sequence encodes:
- the LOC119317684 gene encoding uncharacterized protein LOC119317684; protein product: MRRLPLRILRSAAAGSLRSPAPSRGGCPVPRAPHLPAEAAAAPAELARWLPRRGYSRFASGFTPLEPKKLGSILDVERAKGLSPEHLVAAWDDYHLGRGHIGVSMKAKLYRLLEQRSATCPYFVIPLWRGSGYTTMFMQVQLPHMIFTGLEDYKARGTQASPYYTVTHFTEFAETKDTVLVRGDVVFTSKLTDAEAKCLLETAHSFYLNDVRYKLVERFNKETHDFEFKDVLQALEMPSM